A portion of the bacterium genome contains these proteins:
- a CDS encoding sodium:proton antiporter, with translation MKKHVSFAVLLLSLVAVAHASEGSAHGGVHLGELLPVWSGLPFLGILLSIALFPLFAPHFWHHHFGKVSAFWAL, from the coding sequence ATGAAGAAGCATGTTTCGTTCGCTGTGCTGCTGTTGTCGCTGGTCGCCGTTGCCCACGCGTCGGAAGGATCGGCTCATGGGGGCGTCCATCTGGGCGAGCTCCTGCCGGTGTGGAGCGGCTTGCCGTTCCTCGGCATCTTGTTGTCCATCGCCCTGTTTCCCTTGTTCGCCCCTCATTTCTGGCATCACCATTTCGGCAAGGTGTCGGCCTTTTGGGCGCT